GGGGTAGGGAAAACTACAACGTCAATAAATCTCTCTGCCTCCCTTGCAGTTTTAGGGAAACGGACTCTTGTTATTGATATGGACCCCCAGGGAAACTCTTCAAGCGGCTTAGGGATAAATAGCATACCTGATGGCATGAGTCTCTATAGGGCAATTCTTGGAGAAATCCCTTTAAGCAAAACTATTAAAAACTGTGAAATAGGAGAGTTAAAGATTATACCCTCAACTCAAGACCTTTATGGTGCTGAAATAGAGCTTATAGATACAACATCAAGAGAACTTCTTCTTAAAAACGCCATGCAAAATATTAAAGATGATTTCCACTATACCATAATTGACTGCCCTCCATCTTTGGGTCTTCTGACTATTAATGCCCTGTGTGCTGCAACATCAGTTTTAGTTCCGCTACAGTGTGAATATTATGCCCTTGAGGGTATCGCGCAATTGCTAGAAACAGTAAAAAGAATCAGAAGAAATTTTAATCCGGATTTAGAAATAGAAGGAATCCTGCTTACAATGTTTGATTCAAGGACAAATCTTTCAAATGAAGTCACTGAAAATGTTATTGAAAGATTCAGCGCAAAAGTTTTCAAAACCATAATTCCAAGAAACGTCCGTCTTTCTGAGGCTCCGAGTTTTGGCAAACCAATTATTTTATATGACAGACATTCCAAGGGAGCTTTAACATATCAACAATTAGCAGAGGAGATTATAGAAAATGAAAAGAAAATCTCTTGGCAGGGGGCTTGAGGCTTTAATACCTGAACAGAAACTCTTAAACGAAATACCGCTAATAAACGTAGATGTTGAAAAAATTTTTCCTGGAGAACACCAGCCAAGAAAAACTTTTGATGATATAAAGCTTAGCCATCTTGTAAACTCCATAAAAAGCAGAGGAATCATTCAGCCAATAATTCTTAAAGAAGAAAACGGAGGCTATAAAATAATAGCAGGTGAAAGGCGCTGGAGAGCAGCAAAAATAGCAGGAATAAAAACTGTTCCTGCAATTATTAAAGATGTATCTCAAAGAGACGCAATGGAGCTTGCTCTGATTGAAAACATTCAGAGAGAGGATTTAAATCCAATCGAAGAAGCGCAAGCATATAAAAGACTTATTGAAGAATATCAGTTAACCCACGAAGAACTCTCAGAAAAAGTAGGGAAAAACAGGGCAACCATTTCAAATTATTTAAGGCTTCTGAACCTGCCGAAAGAAGTTAAAAATTATCTCTTTGAAGAAAAGATAACAATGGGGCACGCCAAAGTAGTTGCAGGGCTTCAAAACCAAAAAGACCAGATATCTATCAGCAAAAAGGTTTATGAAACAGGATTGTCTGTAAGAACCCTTGAGAATCTTGTCCAGAACTGGGGAAAAACAAAGAAGAAAAAACTAATTCCTTCAAAAGCATCTCCTGAAGTTTTTGAAATTGAAGAAAAACTTAAAAGAACCCTTGCTACAAAAGTTAAGCTTTTTCACAACGAGAAAAAAAATTGCGGCAGAATTCAAATAGAGTATTATTCCATTGATGACTTGGAAAGAATATTAAATTTTATTAAATAAAATCAATTAGTTAATGTAAGAAATGAGTTATTTTGTGAAAAGTTTTATTCTTATTTTTTTCTTAATCCTTCTTCCTTTTTTTGCAAACGCACTGGAGGTTCAGTCCATTGAAAAGAAAATTGATGAACTCTCCCTATCAGGTAATATTGAACAGATGAGAAGCTTCGAGGCAAGCCTTAATAGCTTTATTATTAAAGAACCTACAAACTATATGGAAAATTTTTTGCTTGGAAAACTATATTTTTTAATGGCAGAGCCTTTTGAGCTAAAATTAGAAAATGAAGAAGGAAAAAAATGGAATCTTTCTGAGAATTATACTGATAAGTCTTTGATTGCATTTAATAATTCTATTAAATACAATGAAAAATATTTTGATAGCCATTTTTATAAAGCCTTGGCTCTTGTAAATAAAATCTGCCATTTTAGCGTTTGGAGCTTGCCAAAACTAATTTCTACAGGAAAGGAAAATGTAAAAGAAAAAGAAATTCTTGCTGCCTTGGATAAAGAAAATCCAAAGAAGGTATCTTGCAGAAGGAATTAGTGTGCTTTTCGTACCTGCCTCTCGGGGTGGAGGTCCTGAAAAAGCAATCCCTTTGATAGAAAAAGCAGTAAAAAATAGCACTGCTATGGATAAATTTTTTAGGATGCCTTGCTTTTGCAAGGTGTAGTTCTTTAAACTTTTTTAAAAAAGAAAAGGAGAGTAAAATGACAATTGAAGAACTTGCAAAAAGAGTCCAGGCTCTGGAAGACATAGAAGCGATAAAACAGCTTAAAGCAACTTACTCTGAAGTCTGCGATGATAACTACAATCCAAAAAGAATGCTTGAGATTTTTACAGAAGATGCTGTGTGGGATGGAGGAGAAAGATTCGGAAAACATACTGGACACAAGGAGTTGAAGGAATTTTTTACCAATGTTGGCAAGGGCTTAGTTTTTGGAGCGCATTTCTTTCTTCAGCCTCGTGTAACCCTAACAGGTCCAACAACTGCAAAGGCAAACTGGTATCTATGGCAAACATCTACAATGGCAAATGGCAAAGGTGTCTGGATTTGCGGGCTTGAAGATGATGAATACAGAAAGGGCAAGGATGGAAAATGGCGTATAAGCCATATGAAACTTACTCTCTTTTATGCCTCATCTTATGAGGATGGATGGCACAAGAGCAAGTGGAGCGGACTTGAGTAGGAGTTAATAACAGGACAGAAATATCTACATTAGCTTGGTTACTGTGAGTATATAGATAAGAATACCCACTGATTGTAATGGCGAGGAACGAACACAGAGAGTGACGAAGCAATCTCAGCATAAAGGTGATAACTAACTGATTAAACAGAGAAATTGCTTCAGGGTTACCTGTCTGCCGACAGGCAGGAAGCCCTTTGCAATGACGAGCGGGTAACCTGCTCGCAGTGACAGAAAAAAAGATTTTATAAAATTCTCAAACTGTTTTGAGTTTCTGAAGTAATTTTTTATGTATTCCGCCAAAACCACCGTTTGACATGATGAGAACAATATCATTTTTTTTTAAATTCCCTGCCAAATGGCTTACTATATCTTCAACCTTCTCAATATAAAAGGCTTCTTTGCCTTTATTCACTAAATTATCAACAACCCTCTGAGGGGAAAAGCGGATTTTATCGTCCAGCAATCCGGGGTTGTAGACTCCGGCAATTATAATTTTTTCAGCATCAAGAAAAGCCTCGCTGTATTCTTTTTCAAAAACAGATCTCCTGCTGGTGTTTGACCTTGGCTCAAAAACCGCCCATAATCTTCTTTCAGGATAACTTTCCTTAAATCCTCTTACAGTTTCCCTCACAGCAGTAGGATGGTGTGCAAAGTCATCAAAAACTGTAATTCCTTTTACTTCACCAACAATCTCCTGCCTTCTCCTTACTCCCTGAAAACTTTGGATTCCTGCAGTTATTTCTTCAGCCGACAGCCCTAAACTTCTCAACGCTGCAATTGCTCCCAGCAGATTCATTAAATTATGTTTTCCTATAAGGCTTGTAATACACCTGCCAAGAATATTTTCTTTATGTCTTATTTCAAAAAAAGCATTCCCATTCCCTCTTTCAATCCCTTCAATTCTCCAGTCAGACACTGAATTAATTCCGTAAGTTTCCACCTTGCAAGCACTTTCTTTTGAAATCCTTATTGCGTTCTCATCATCTTCGCAGGCTATAAGTTTACTTTGCAGTGGTATTTTATGAATAAATTTTTTAAATGCATTTTCAACCTGAGAAAAGTCCGCGTAAATATCAGCGTGGTCAAATTCAATGCTTGTCAGCACTGCCACATCCGGAATATAATGCAAAAACTTCGGACCCTTATCAAAAAAGGCAGTATCGTACTCATCTCCTTCAATTACAAAAAAATCTCCTTTGCCAAGTTTATAATTTTTCCCAAAATTTTTTGGAATACCTCCAATTAAAAAAGAAGGGTCTTTTCTGCTCGCTTCTAAAACCCAGGCTATAATTGATGATGTTGTTGTCTTGCCGTGAGTTCCGGCAACAACAACTATTTTTTTATCTTTAAGGAAAAATTCTGCCAGGGCCTGTGGCATTGAGAGATAAGAAATTTTCGAATCAAGCAGTGCTTCAACCTCAGGATTATTTTTTGAAACAGCATTGCCAACTATTACTAAGTCGGGCTTGTCGGCAATGTTATCTTCTTTATAACCTACCCTGATTTCTATACCCTGTTTTTTGAGTATATCACTCATAGGAGGATAAACATTCTGGTCCGAGCCGGTAACCCTGTATCCCTT
The nucleotide sequence above comes from Candidatus Schekmanbacteria bacterium RIFCSPLOWO2_02_FULL_38_14. Encoded proteins:
- a CDS encoding UDP-N-acetylmuramate:L-alanyl-gamma-D-glutamyl-meso-diaminopimelate ligase — its product is MKHVHLIAVCGTAMSALAGMFKEKGYRVTGSDQNVYPPMSDILKKQGIEIRVGYKEDNIADKPDLVIVGNAVSKNNPEVEALLDSKISYLSMPQALAEFFLKDKKIVVVAGTHGKTTTSSIIAWVLEASRKDPSFLIGGIPKNFGKNYKLGKGDFFVIEGDEYDTAFFDKGPKFLHYIPDVAVLTSIEFDHADIYADFSQVENAFKKFIHKIPLQSKLIACEDDENAIRISKESACKVETYGINSVSDWRIEGIERGNGNAFFEIRHKENILGRCITSLIGKHNLMNLLGAIAALRSLGLSAEEITAGIQSFQGVRRRQEIVGEVKGITVFDDFAHHPTAVRETVRGFKESYPERRLWAVFEPRSNTSRRSVFEKEYSEAFLDAEKIIIAGVYNPGLLDDKIRFSPQRVVDNLVNKGKEAFYIEKVEDIVSHLAGNLKKNDIVLIMSNGGFGGIHKKLLQKLKTV
- a CDS encoding sporulation initiation inhibitor Soj, with product MSKIIAVANQKGGVGKTTTSINLSASLAVLGKRTLVIDMDPQGNSSSGLGINSIPDGMSLYRAILGEIPLSKTIKNCEIGELKIIPSTQDLYGAEIELIDTTSRELLLKNAMQNIKDDFHYTIIDCPPSLGLLTINALCAATSVLVPLQCEYYALEGIAQLLETVKRIRRNFNPDLEIEGILLTMFDSRTNLSNEVTENVIERFSAKVFKTIIPRNVRLSEAPSFGKPIILYDRHSKGALTYQQLAEEIIENEKKISWQGA